ATGCCTATGTGAGATACAAACAATTGTCCTCACACTATGATTTATTAAGATTGCTCCAAACCAATTATTACTGTCACAATTACTTCTATTGATAAGATTTACTTAAGGTCAAGTTGTTAATTAGCATTTTTAAGATTATTACACAAGCTGTTCTTTAAATGTCAAACCATTATCTTGCTGTGCAGATATCCAGCCATGAGTTTTGTGTGATCTTCATCATCAGTTTGTAATATACTAGCAGGATATGTGGTTTGTAGTTatgctttttttattttaaccaGCACAATGCATAATGAAcgacaaaataatatttctatagAATGCCGAAGTAAGCTGGATTATAATAATGGTGGCAATATTTACACATGTACCACACAACTTTCAGTGAGCAGGTACAAATTCACCATCTCAGGAATTCCTGACAACACCTCCCCAAAtgatttgaattgtattttCTCTTTTTCCCATGGCTTTGTCAGGTAGACCAATGTGGCACCTGACAGTTGTCATTGGGTTTAATACTGGACAAAACAGAGAAAAGTGAATCAGATCATCTGATAGCTCAATATTCAACATACCATTTggttaaacaaaattttttgcaacaacAACGCAGAGTgggaaaattgaatgaaattacTGGGGCCATTGCTTTGTATACATCTTTAACACACTAATGTGCAACATTTTGTTCTGAGTCGCTAAGATACTGCCCTGCGAACAGGCAAGTCAGGCAAGATCTCATGGCGTCTCCCACATCAtgtaaattattattatgaagGGGAGTTATAATTGACAAAACTAGACATGGTTGTTTTCACACATAAAAGTTTACTCATATCACTTaaattcaatacattgcaaAGTTGTATTTCCCACCatcaaaatatcttttcaaaaaagCTGAATTTGCCAAATGCCAATTTGCAAGAAACAAACcatatataaatattgatttgacACAAGATTAATTCTCAGCATGTATAACATCTTTCTTTTCCCAAAGCAAACACTTTGCTGTGAATTATGACAGAACTTCATTGGAGTGGAGCTATGGTGTTATGCACACATGCATTGCAATTCATACATACTTATTTAAACACAGGAGATGAGAAGAGCTCTATAGTGTTATGGATGATTTATGAGTTGAAAAAAGTTACAAACATCAGAAGAATTATTACAGGCTTGGCTTAGAGTAGATTTTACCATGGCTGTATTTGCATACAGATAAAGAAATACACGTCAAGTAATATTATCTAATTTTATGCTTGAAATTCCCCTCCTACTTGTATTCAAAAGAATCCTTTCTTTGAAGGTGTTATTGAATACATACAAAACATGGATCATGTCAAACATGCCGAACATGAAAGAAAAGGTTAAAAAAATTAAGCTGCTCAAAAAAGTTTCACATTGACAAATGCCACAGGGGAAGCATGTGAATCTGATTTCATGTCATACTGAAATTGTTTCCTATTCTAGGTTCATCTTTAATTCTGGATGCTTATGAAAGAGAACAGCTTGTTCAAAAGAAAAAGACTATACACAAAGGATCTATTTATAAATTTGTTGAGCCATTCAGAAGTCACAACAAGAATACGGTTCTGATACAAGTGCGTCTTACGTATTCAACCACTTTTCAACTCTCATCCTTGGatgaacaaatgttaaaacCATTATCAATGTGACAGCTCTCCTGGCTTTACCACCATCACGATAAAACACATGATATAAAATTATGGGAAAATGAAGAAAACCAACTCAGTGAAAGGTTGCGTAAGTATTTTTTTGGCTGGGGTGTATTGGCATAATGAAGAACTCATGTACAAAACACTGCATGGTCCTACCAATGGGGTTTTATCTTACAAAACTGTTCTCAATTCTGTTATTTAATAGATGTCTCCAGCATTGTCATTGGCTTGGTTTGATAAATAGCCACTCAAAGGTTTGTCCCTGCAGTAACTGGTACAGtctttcccaatatttttctctgcgtatcacaaaacattttctcGGCCTAGTCGCTCAAGCTTGTTGAAATATCCGGTAAATTGTCAACTCAGCGTGCATGCATGAGTGTGACGTGCAATTTGTTGATGTATAAACTTCTCTCCACACATGAATAAAAGTTGTCAACAACAACGAGGCAAATGATACACGTCAGTAGGGCAGTTGAGTTGacaatatttaaccctttgagtgccaaagtcaacttttgtcacatttataaaatgaaccccagtcaaattttttcagattttgccaaaattttgatgatcacctgtagccaatgaaatttgatgtccgtttggtccaaataatcaaaaaaattatagaaaaattcataaaaattgttaaaatgttgcactaaaattttggtgggaaaaattgcagcactcaaagggttaacaagcTTTAGAAAGTTCAGCACATGTAAAGGCTGCGTCTGATGAATGGAACAAAAAACAagataaaattgttttaaaagaaATATAGCCACAGCATCATTAGTACCCTTCAACATCCATAAATTCAGAGCATGACAATGCTAATCCTTCCATAGTTCTGATAAGACCATGCCATACCCATAAAAGTCCTCCTTcacttttgaagattttacatatttaatgtatTATAGTACACCACAGACTAATTGAAATTCCCAGAAATTTTGTGATTGACACAACTATTCCATTACTGTCTTGTGTAAGAGGGCTTTCCGACTGAGATCAATGTACTAACACTTCCCGGTTACTTCCTTGTTGTTGACCTTTACAACGCAGGTCACTCTGGACAAAAACAGAGGTGAAGAAGAGGTGTCACACAGATTGTAAAATAACTTTCATGTCAGGCAGGTCCATTGTCACATCATGATAACACCCACTTCCACCAATGGAAGCTGTGAAATAAGACAAACCCACTGACATGGCAGTAGAATGTCATTCTGACATCGAGATTGCAATATTGAAAGGGCTCAGTGACTCAGTAACATGGACAGATTTAGCCATGTTGTTTCAGGAAGCATGTCGGAATGGAAGGAAATGTGATCCAAAACAATTATGTAAAGGCTTTAAAAAACCTAAGCCTTAAAAATTTGcatcaaaaatgattttttatataaattttCCAGCCTATAATGCTCAATACACAAAAATAGGGGGCGAAGATCATGCTCAACTCTTTGACCACCAAATGTTGGTACAGCTCCATTGCTTTCAGTAGGCTGGTTGGACATATCTGACAGGAAATAGGGGTAAATGTGAGAAATCCTCCGGCTTTCTGTACTCAATATCAATGCTTATATCAGCCTTTGTCTGGCAGACTCTATGAAtatcttttaaaatttgctaTAAAACACTTTGGTGGAAAGTGAAAATTATAGCAGTAATTTTACTTTACTCTAAGTAAAAATTTGGCCAAAGTCTCGAAGCTCCCTTCTCCATAATTACACATCAAAGGTAGACGTCGGAGCAGGAGTTTATCTGTCACACAAAACAAATCCGGGTTGATTagcttttgttttcaaaattgtcaaacattttttcatacataaaattttcaattcataAATGCATGTTTCCTGCATGTTCATGTTACATGCaatgggaaaaaaaaattgtcaaagacaaaaaaattttgtcataaaatttcaacatgttaaacaCTTGTTTGGTCATTTGACTTGGGGAGGAGAGTTGGAGAATAAATTCTTCACAAATTAATGCATAATTTAAGAAAAGTGTACAGGCATGATGAAAATGTACAGATGATTGTCGCTCGCTGACATTGACTGGAGGAATGACAAGCACACGATGAGACTTCATGTTAATAACTACACTGACAGTACATAATGTCATGTTGTGTGGCTATCAAAAGTTATCATCAATCACTGCCTAGGTTATCAGTCACACATGTTACACAGGTCATCCACTGTAACCAATGTTACTGACCATAACTCTGGTAATCAATCATAACCAATCATGGTTAACAGTCATAATGAACGTAACAATTGCAGCTCAGGTTACTAATCATAACTAGGGCAATCAATCATGATTAACTGTGATAGTCTCCAAAAGCCAAGTCACATTGGTATGACAGCATGACCATGTGATTTCAAGCGCTGGGATTACTTCAGCTAGCCTGGCACGCTAATTCACAATGATTCAGCCTGACATAAATGAGCGGCAGAAcggtaaaataaacaaatgagaGGAAAAGTTTGTAGTCTTTCAAATGGAACATAAGCTGTAAGCTTTTGactttttcactcatttttcccaagaaaatcatgcaatttcttatttttcctaaaatgttatgaaataCTATACATGCACTTATGATAAACCTTTCCAACACATTATGTCATTGACACAAGAGCTGCTGTCTGTGATTGTGTGCAATATGCGATTGTACTGTtggcaaatgaattctagtctgagctgaaaatcacttgtcaacaatatcactTGACACAACACATATGCATGCTAagctgacaagctgaacacttgACATTTCAGCATGATTTCAAGAGTAGCATGCATTTATATCACCATTATCTATTGGGAAATATGACTTTCCCTTGACCTTGTTGTGCGgttagatttgtctcatttccAAGAATACAGAGACGACCACCGACATACCCGATAACAGTTTTGTAACAAGGTTGCTAGGTCAAAGGGCAAGGCGTTTGTACGGAAAGTGTTTTGCTTCTGCTGAAGTGATGAAAATTCTTATGAGATACTGAAGTATACTATAGCCGTGCTGCTGCTAGGAAAATCACTCATTTTAAAAAGGGAAGGTCAAGGGTCAAATTGGCAAAAGCACAACAACAAATGCAGAATTCACTTAGCCAGAATGAGTGTCAAGCATCTTGGGCACAGGAGTAGAATAGCTTGTTGCTTGTTCTATGCATGGACGTGTTATcagatgaaaagtaaattactACAAAATTTCCCTCTTTTCACCATACAAGATCTTGTCAGGTGATGAATTTAGTCTGTGCCACACTTTTACAGGATAGAAAGATCTCATTTCAAGggttcaaaatttgaaagaaagtttGCGTAAAGATGCTAAGTTAAGCTGACAAACTCGAGCCTTTATGTTGAAAAAGATATGATATGACAGAAACGGGAAGCAGCGCGAATGATACACCTCTGTCAGAGTTTTACTGAGAGATTCCTATGAACCGTTCCTGTGACGGCATGCACAGCACATTGAGTCATAATCACAATAGCAGAAAGGGATTTACTGTTCTCGAGACAGAGAGAATATTTCTAGCCCAAATAGCTGTGATCTGTCGACTGATAACAgaatgaaatttcacaaaaattgggcAATTTTAGATGAAACTTTACACCATTTGGACTGCAAGTTTGGTGATGGGATGAAAGCCCAGACTTTCTATTACCCGCCAACAAACTGACAAAGTACAAATCGTTTTTCAGTTTCCTTGAAATGCCAACACAAGCAGTTCTATAGCTTGCTGAACTATTTGCTCTATACTTCATCCCTTTGGTTACAGATATTGGCGCTTCAATATACACATGCAAGCATACTGGTAAGATCATTGAACATGATATTAAAGTTTTCAGACGTTAGTGATTACgttaaaaaaaacagaaaaacaacacTGAATGACTTTTGTGTTCGATACACTCTATATTTCACCAAATGgttgtaaaatgcaatgtcatgcTGATTAGCTTACTACATCGACCATGAACATTACTGACAGAGCAATAGTTACGGCTAATGTCCTCTCAATCCTATAATACTTAAAAGAAAATCCtattttacacatttcattaTCATGATCTGTTGTCTCAAAATTGGAACTCTTTTCTTCTGACCCGGTGCACACAATCACGCACCGTGCAGTCATTGATGAGTTTACAAGACACGCACCGTGCAGTCATTGTTGAGTTTACAGAACTTAAAATTCGCACGAGAATGCAGGTTAGATTTTCTGACAATTCCCTGATAGAGGCGGATATTTTTGGAGGTTCTGTTAAGAAAATACCTGATAGCAACATTCTTTTCATGGGGGATTTTTCCAGGATTCCAAACATTTGCAGAGCCTGGTTACACTTTACATACCCAAGGAGAGCCATCTTACACCGTGGGATTTCATTTTGGTAGAATTGCTGATgatgaaaatcaaacaaaaacagtaaataaaACTTGGTACACACATTTAAATTTCTATACCAGTCCAAAGTGATGAGAGATtataaaatttttacaatcatCGGCAGATAAAGTTGTTTTTGCTATAACTGTTCTGGCATCCTCCACTCTCTTGGTGTGCAATTATTGGCAAATGAACACAGTAAGAGAAATTGGCAAAGCATTTTCACGGAAGTTTACTTGAAACTTCTCTCACTCAAGCCCATCAGGAAGCTTTGATTAACAAACATTTCAGATTTTCTGTACACTAAATAAAAAGGTGACTACATTTTTTCGATAACACACTAATTACACTAGATACTGTTGTGAAATTATACTGGTAGCTCTTATTAAATGGGATGACCCTGTGACCTCTTGGATGACCTTGTACCCATTTCCAATGAGAGGTCAGCTTGATAATTTTTATCTACAACGTCACATCAGCAGTAATGAAATGTCTTTACACATGCTTGTATAAGGATCAGTCTTGAGTCATGGCACAAATTCTCCTTACATCTATGCTACAATAAATATTGGAAACCCTCCCTTGAAGTTGCTGTTGAGAAGGCCATTATTCATAACCCAACCCacaaattgaaatcagtgtattttataattcATCTGATGTAAATTTTCTAGAGATCATTTCGTTTTTTTGCGGAATATTCTAAATCTTAACTGTGGTGGGTTTTTCAGAGTGCAGGAGAAGATCCAATCTTGAACTTGAACTAGTGTAACTCGATAAGTGCCTCTAGCTTTTTGGGTATGTGCCCCCTGTAATCTATGTTGTACTTGACGATGGCCCTGGCTGCAAGGCACTGCAGCGTCACATAGTTAATCCAGGAGATGTCGCAGCTACTGCGAACCAAGTCAGGGGGCGTTTTGTGCTCAGCATTGCAGCTGTCAAAGTGAGCACCTTGAGTGATTAGGTACTGAATGATTTTGTCTGTGTTGTTGTTTGAATTCATGGCAGCTATGTGCAGTGGTGTGTTTCTCTCGGTATCCACGGCATTCACCGACGCGCCACATTCTACCAGCAGCTGCACCACGTCCAGGCTCGGGAACGAGCAGACCGGGTAGCGCCCGACCGAGGAGGTTTCCTTGTCGCAGGCTAAATGGAGGAGCGTGTACCCCTTTGCACCCCTCGGGCACAGTCGCAAGAGCCGATACAAAGTTCTTTTCATGGGGATGGTCTCAGTCTGTTGGGATTTGATCTTCGCGACCAGGCAAATGAGATGCATCAAAATGAGTAATCCACGATTAAAATTGGACGTGTCCTTTTCCGTGAGTGGTGCAATTTGCAACTGTTCATATCCCCGCTCAATTTCGCGCACACCTTTGGTGAACACCTCCATGACGTCCTCGTTGGTCAGAAAATTGCTGACTTTCTCCCCATGTCTCTCCGACTGCATGTACGCGAAGAGTTCTGCAAATGACAATAGACTGCTTTGGGTCATTGGGTTCAACGCTTCAAGGGCTTTCTGTTGCATGTCCAACGCATACATCCACAAAAGTATGCACCGTTCAAAATTTCCTGAATCGGCGTACACAGCACCTCTGTAGCGGATATAATATGATGTGTCAGGGTGTGCTGGGCCGAGAATCCGTTCTCGGATCAGGAGTGCCTGCATGCGCATTTTGTCCGGATCACAAATGATGTCATCAAGGTCTTCTTTCGACCCTGCTTCCATTGTAAATTCGTATGCTGGCACA
This is a stretch of genomic DNA from Ptychodera flava strain L36383 chromosome 21, AS_Pfla_20210202, whole genome shotgun sequence. It encodes these proteins:
- the LOC139121822 gene encoding protein fem-1 homolog C-like, yielding MAKKDSFETYKSIVFNAARDGKLSRLKVFLDQRPKEEVKSLVSAVTSGTTPLLMACRHGHHDVVKYFIEECKVDFEQVGSVTFDGETIDGAPPLWCAAAAGHLNIVQSLILHGAQVNHTTYTSSTPLRAACFDGHFEIVRYLVDHDANIELANRHGHTCLMISCYKGHLRIARYLLQLGADVNRKSVKGNTALHDCAESGSLEIMKLLLKYKAKMDVDAYGMTPLMAAAVAGHTSIVEYLVSRPESTRQERIDAFELVGATFVDKKRDMLGALKFWNLAMDERYKEKANVIAKPQQNILVPAYEFTMEAGSKEDLDDIICDPDKMRMQALLIRERILGPAHPDTSYYIRYRGAVYADSGNFERCILLWMYALDMQQKALEALNPMTQSSLLSFAELFAYMQSERHGEKVSNFLTNEDVMEVFTKGVREIERGYEQLQIAPLTEKDTSNFNRGLLILMHLICLVAKIKSQQTETIPMKRTLYRLLRLCPRGAKGYTLLHLACDKETSSVGRYPVCSFPSLDVVQLLVECGASVNAVDTERNTPLHIAAMNSNNNTDKIIQYLITQGAHFDSCNAEHKTPPDLVRSSCDISWINYVTLQCLAARAIVKYNIDYRGHIPKKLEALIELH